From the genome of Longispora fulva:
GGGCAGCAGGTCGGTGCCCGTGACGTGCTCGGCGTGCTGGGACAGGTGCAGGGCCTCGATGCCGCCGCCCGTGCACAGGTCCAGGGCGGAGCCGACCGGCCGGCGGACCGTGTAGTCGGCCAGCGCGAGGGAGGAGCCGGTGATGCCCAGGACGTGGTCGGCGGCCATCGGGCGGGCCGGGGGCGCGAGGTCGGCGAGCAGCCACCACGGGCCGTAGATCTCCAGGCTCAGGGTCGCCCGTACCCCGTCGCCGTGCGCCTCGACGAGGCCGGCCGCGACGGCGTCGGCCAGTGGCAGCGGCGCGAGGGCCGCGGCCATCAGGTCCGCGGGCACCGTCCGGCCGGCCTGGAAGGCGCGCAGCAGGGTGGCCAGCGGGTCGTCGTCGGCCAGCGCCCGCAGCGCCGGCACGATGTCCCCGCCCTCGACCTCGCCGGCGAGATCGTCACCGAGCCGCTCCGACAGACCTTCCAACGTGTACCCGGCGGCGGTCAGCGCCTCCCGGAGCTGAGCGATCCCTGAACCGTCGAGGAGAGGCTGCTGTTCCACGGCCCAGACGCTACAGGGCGGGACCGGGGTCGACGGGAGGGAGCGGGTGCCGAGGGGACCCTGCCGGCCCGGCGGCCCGTCCTGACAAACCGGACACGCCGAGCGACGTCGGCGGTACCGGTCATGCGTTGTCGCAGGTCGTAGGCTCGAGCCGTGGACATGATCGAGGACTTCGGGCTGGACATCTTTGAGCCGGCGCACGACGAGACCGACGCGGCCGACCCGGCGGAGCACGCCGAACCGGAGTAGCCCGCACCGGTCAGCCGCCCAGTTCGAGCACGTAGTGGTCGCCGTCGTGCCGGAAACCGATCCGGTCGTAGTACGGGGACAGCATCCCGCGCGGGCTCACCACCCGGCGGAAGCCACGGGAGACGAACAGCTGGCTACGCCGGTACACGAACTCGCCCGGGGTCAGGTCGCGGAACCTCGGCGTCACGTAGTCCAGCCCGACCTCCGCCACCCCGTCACCGGCGTCGCGGACCAGCACGACGCCGACCGTCTCGTCCCCCGACACCACGAGGAACGCCAGCCCGCCGGCCGGCCGGGTGAACCCCGGATTGAACCGGGCGATGTCGGCGGCGTGCGCGTCGAGCACGTGGTCGACCATCCCGCCGCCCGAGGCCACCTCGACGACGGCGTACGCGCGCTCGTCATGCCGGGTGGCCAGCAGCCTGCGGAGATAGAAGGCGTTGATCAGGGCCAGAACCACGTTGAGGCCCACCATCGGCCACACGGCACGCGCGCCGTTGTACCCGATCAGCACCAGACATCCGACCAGGTTGAGGGCCCGCAGCCGCAGGATCCGGGTCTGGAGCAAAGACCAGACGAGCACGGCGGAGCCGGCCCAGCCGACAAGATCGAGCCAGTTCATCACGCGAGGCTAGCCGACGGCGCCCGCCCCGGGACGGCGTTTGCCGATCCTCGCCACCGGGTACCCCGAAGACATGACACTCATCTTGTGGCTCCTCGCGGTGATCCTGGTCGTCTCCGGAATCGTCGCCCTGTTCCGCAGACAGGTCCTCTGGGGCATCGTGCTCATCGTTGTCGGGTTCCTCGTCGGCCCCGGCGGCGTCAGCATCTTCACGTGACACCCCACGACGTCCAGAACGGACTCCGGCGCCGGCTGAGACCAGCATCTGACTACGGCGACACCTGCTCCGGGCGCGCCGGCCCTGCCCGGACCCGTCCGGTCGCGCGCGACGGCGGGCAGTGCCGTTCGACCGGCCCGTCCTAGCGGCGTTCGAGGAGCATGTCCACCGCGTCGGTGAGCTGCCACCACCACGCCGTCGCCCGGTACCGGTGCGGCGCCCCCAACGACGCCACCAGCACATCGGCGGACAACCGGCCGGCACGCGCCGCCGCCTGCCCGACCGGCCCGGCCGAGTTGGCCACCCGCTCCGGGCCCAGCAGCGGCGACGGCCGGCCCCGCCCGGCGAACAGCCCGTCGAGCAGCATCACCGCGTGGTCGAGCGCGTCCGCGGCGAGGACCGTCGTCGGGTCGGCGGGCACCGGCTCCCAACTACCGTGCACCGAACGGTGCATCGGGCGCGAGTTGGGCTCGCACGACGCGGCGAGGACCGCACCGATCCCGAGCAGGTCCACCGTCTCGGCCGGGGGCAGGTCCGCCGCCGGCGGGAGAGTGGCCCACGGGTAGCCGGTGACCAGGTCCGGCCAGTCGCGGCGGGTGAGGAAGTCCGCGAGACGATCGGGGGCGCGGAACGCGTACACCCGGCGCGTCGACCCGAGGAACAGTCGGGGGCTGCCTGCGGACAGGGTGTGCACGGGCCCGTCGGGGAGCTGGAGCACGACGGGGCGCGGGGCGGACCGGTCGGGGACGGGCGCGCCGGCCGACGCGGGCAGGTGCGCGGACTGACCGTTCGGGGCCTGGGGAATCGGCGCTGGCGAGTAGACGTGGTCGGACCCACCCGGCGCGGGCGGATAGGTGTAGCCGGATCCGCCCGGCGCGGGCGGGTGGGCGTAGGCGGGGCCGTGCGGCGGCGCGGTCGGGTCGGTGTAGAGGGAGCCGGTCGGCGGGGCGAGGGTGTAGGCCATGGGCGCCGGTTCCGGCTCAGCCCAGATCGGGGCCGGCGGATCGGGCTGCGGCACGACCGGATCCGCCCACAGTGGCAGTAGCGGCGAGGAGAACCCGTCCGACTCGGCCGGCGCGGACAGCGTCCGCAGCTCCTGGGTATCGCCTGACCCGGCCGACTGTAACGGGGCCGGGACGTTGACGGGTGGGCGTGGGGCCTGGACGGTGGCCGGCTGGCCGAGGGTCGGAGCGCTGGCCGGCTGGCGGGGGGCCGGGGCGTAGGCGGCCGCCGCTGTCGGCGGGTCCGTCAGCGCCTCCGGCGGGACGACCAGACTGCCCTCCGCCACGACCAGCTCCGGCTGCTCGAGCACGGTCGGGGCGACCCCGAACGCCCGGTGCAGCAGCGTCGCGACGGCCGGCAGCCGGCTGGACCCGCCGACCAGGAACACCCCGGCGAGCCGGCCCGGATCCTCGGCCCGCGCGCTGACCAGCGCCTCCCGGGTGGCCTCCACCGTCCGGTCGATCAGCGGGCCGGCGAGCTGGTCAAGCTCCTCGCGGCCGATCGGTGCCTCGGCCTCGATGATCGGGACGTACACGAACGCCTGGGCGGTACGAGCCAGCATCTCCTTCGCGCCGCGCACGTCGTCGAGGAACTGCCGGGCCAGCCGCCGGTCGCTGGCGCTGGCCGGATCGGCGAGCCGCGCCCACTCCTCCGACGTCCGAGGCAGCGCGGCCCGCAGGTGGCCGACGAGCGCCGAGTCGATGTCGAGCCCGCCGACGTCGTTCAGACCGGCGGCGGACAGCACCGTGGGGCCGGGGCCGACCACGGAGGCGTCGAAGGTGCCGCCGCCGAAGTCGTACACGACAAGGGCACCGTCGCGGGCCAGGGAGCCGCGCAGCACCGTCGTGAAATAGCACGCCGCGGCGACCGGCTCGGCGGCCAGCTTCGGGGTCGGCAGGCCGGCCCGCAGCGCCGCGTCGGCGAGCATCCGCAGCCGATCCGGCCCCCAGGCCGCCGGGTGGGTGAGCACCACCTCGTCGGGCGGGCCGCCGATCGTGCGGACGGCCTCCGTGTACACCCGGTGCAGCACCGCGGCGACCAGCGTCACGGCCCGGTCTGCGTTGTCGGCGTCGTCGAGCAGCCGCTTCGGGTTGGGCACGAACCGTTCGGGGGCCAGCCGGGCGCTGTGCGCGGCGTCGCGGCCGGTGAGCAGCTCTCCGGCCGGGTTGGTGAACACCCCGGACGGCAACACCGGCGACCCGTCGAACAGCAGCTGGCGGACCTGGCCGTCGGGACGACCCAGGACCGCCACGGTGTTGGAGGTACCGAAGTCGATGCCCAGCCGATGACCCATGCCGCCAAGTTATCGTGCCGCCCGTGATCCGGGTACGGTCGAGGGGTGGAATGGGCCCTGATCCCCGCGCCGTTCGGCCCGCTGGCCGTGGCCGCTGACGAGCACGGCGTCTGCCGGATCCAGTTCGAGGGGGTGCCCGGGCCGCTCGGGGACAGTCCGTATCTCGACAGTCTCCGCGAACAGATGGCGGCGTACTTCGCCGGAGAGCTCACCGAGTTCGACGTGCCGCTGTCGGTGCGGGTCGGGAGCCCGTTCGAGCGGCGGGTGTGGGCGGCACTCCGCGAGATCCCGTACGGCGAGATGGCCACGTACGGGCGGATCGCTACCGATCTGGGCGATTCGGGGGCCGCGCGCGCGGTGGGGACGGCGAACAACCACAACCCGTTGCCGATCGTGGTGCCGTGTCACCGGGTGGTCGGCGCGGATGGGAAGTTGGTGGGCTTCGGGGGCGGGCTGCACCGCAAGAAGCATCTGCTGGAGCTGGAGGCCAGGGTCCGGGTCGAGCGGGAGTTCGGTCTCTGACCTGGGTCGTGGCTGTGCCCCGCCGGGCTCCAGCTCGCGGTTTCGCGTCCAGCGGGTCTCGACTCGCGGCCCGGCCTTATCCAGCGGTCCCCGGCCGGCGGCCGTGACATGATGCGGACATGGCCCGCACGCTGCTGTTCGACGCCTCGGAGCTGCCCCCCGGCGGCTGGGACCGGCTGGACTGGCTGCTGCTGCGCGAGTCGCAC
Proteins encoded in this window:
- a CDS encoding GPGG-motif small membrane protein; the encoded protein is MTLILWLLAVILVVSGIVALFRRQVLWGIVLIVVGFLVGPGGVSIFT
- a CDS encoding Hsp70 family protein yields the protein MGHRLGIDFGTSNTVAVLGRPDGQVRQLLFDGSPVLPSGVFTNPAGELLTGRDAAHSARLAPERFVPNPKRLLDDADNADRAVTLVAAVLHRVYTEAVRTIGGPPDEVVLTHPAAWGPDRLRMLADAALRAGLPTPKLAAEPVAAACYFTTVLRGSLARDGALVVYDFGGGTFDASVVGPGPTVLSAAGLNDVGGLDIDSALVGHLRAALPRTSEEWARLADPASASDRRLARQFLDDVRGAKEMLARTAQAFVYVPIIEAEAPIGREELDQLAGPLIDRTVEATREALVSARAEDPGRLAGVFLVGGSSRLPAVATLLHRAFGVAPTVLEQPELVVAEGSLVVPPEALTDPPTAAAAYAPAPRQPASAPTLGQPATVQAPRPPVNVPAPLQSAGSGDTQELRTLSAPAESDGFSSPLLPLWADPVVPQPDPPAPIWAEPEPAPMAYTLAPPTGSLYTDPTAPPHGPAYAHPPAPGGSGYTYPPAPGGSDHVYSPAPIPQAPNGQSAHLPASAGAPVPDRSAPRPVVLQLPDGPVHTLSAGSPRLFLGSTRRVYAFRAPDRLADFLTRRDWPDLVTGYPWATLPPAADLPPAETVDLLGIGAVLAASCEPNSRPMHRSVHGSWEPVPADPTTVLAADALDHAVMLLDGLFAGRGRPSPLLGPERVANSAGPVGQAAARAGRLSADVLVASLGAPHRYRATAWWWQLTDAVDMLLERR
- a CDS encoding methylated-DNA--[protein]-cysteine S-methyltransferase; translation: MEWALIPAPFGPLAVAADEHGVCRIQFEGVPGPLGDSPYLDSLREQMAAYFAGELTEFDVPLSVRVGSPFERRVWAALREIPYGEMATYGRIATDLGDSGAARAVGTANNHNPLPIVVPCHRVVGADGKLVGFGGGLHRKKHLLELEARVRVEREFGL